Proteins found in one Homalodisca vitripennis isolate AUS2020 chromosome 4, UT_GWSS_2.1, whole genome shotgun sequence genomic segment:
- the LOC124361138 gene encoding early nodulin-75-like, translated as MKSLVLHPSDSADCPALHPTESADCPALHPTESADCPALHPTESADCPALHPSDSADCPALHPTESADCPALHPTESADCPALHPTESADCPALHPTESADCPALHPTESADCPALHPTESADCPALHPTESADCPALHPTKSADCPALHPTESADCPALHPTESADCPALHPTESADCPALHPTESADCPALHPTESADCPALHPTESADCPALHPTESADCPALHPSDSADCPALHLSDSADCPALHLSDSADCPALHLSDSADCPALHPTESADCPALHPTESADCPALHPTESADCPALHPSDSADCPALHLSDSADCPALHPTESADCPALHPTESADCPALHPTESADCPALHPTESADCPALHPTESADCPALHPSDSADCPALHLSDSADCPALHPTESADCPALHPTESADCPALHPTESADCPALHPSDSADCPALHLSDSADCPALHPTESADCPALHTTESAECPALHPSDSAECPALHPSDSAECPALHPTDSADCPALHPTLSAECPALHPTDIADCPPLHPSNSAEFPALHPSDSADCPALQPSDSAECPALHPSDGAVPRTSSVRQC; from the coding sequence ATGAAATCACTTGTGCTACATCCGTCCGACAGTGCTGACTGTCCCGCACTACATCCAACCGAGAGTGCTGACTGTCCCGCACTACATCCAACCGAGAGTGCTGACTGTCCCGCGTTACATCCAACCGAGAGTGCTGACTGTCCCGCACTACATCCGTCCGACAGTGCTGACTGTCCCGCACTACATCCAACCGAGAGTGCTGACTGTCCCGCACTACATCCAACCGAGAGTGCTGACTGTCCCGCACTACATCCAACCGAGAGTGCTGACTGTCCCGCACTACATCCAACCGAGAGTGCTGACTGTCCCGCACTACATCCAACCGAGAGTGCTGACTGTCCCGCACTACATCCAACCGAGAGTGCTGACTGTCCCGCACTACATCCAACCGAGAGTGCTGACTGTCCCGCACTACATCCAACCAAAAGTGCTGACTGTCCCGCACTACATCCAACCGAGAGTGCTGACTGTCCCGCACTACATCCAACCGAGAGTGCTGACTGTCCCGCACTACATCCAACCGAGAGTGCTGACTGTCCCGCACTACATCCAACCGAGAGTGCTGACTGTCCCGCACTACATCCAACCGAGAGTGCTGACTGTCCCGCACTACATCCAACCGAGAGTGCTGACTGTCCCGCACTACATCCAACCGAGAGTGCTGACTGTCCCGCACTACATCCGTCCGACAGTGCTGACTGTCCCGCACTACATCTGTCCGACAGTGCTGACTGTCCCGCACTACATCTGTCCGACAGTGCTGACTGTCCCGCACTACATCTGTCCGACAGTGCTGACTGTCCCGCACTACATCCAACCGAGAGTGCTGACTGTCCCGCACTACATCCAACCGAGAGTGCTGACTGTCCCGCACTACATCCAACCGAGAGTGCTGACTGTCCCGCACTACATCCGTCCGACAGTGCTGACTGTCCCGCACTACATCTGTCCGACAGTGCTGACTGTCCCGCACTACATCCGACCGAGAGTGCTGACTGTCCCGCACTACATCCAACCGAGAGTGCTGACTGTCCCGCACTACATCCAACCGAGAGTGCTGACTGTCCCGCACTACATCCAACCGAGAGTGCTGACTGTCCCGCACTACATCCAACCGAGAGTGCTGACTGTCCCGCACTACATCCGTCCGACAGTGCTGACTGTCCCGCACTACATCTGTCCGACAGTGCTGACTGTCCCGCACTACATCCAACCGAGAGTGCTGACTGTCCCGCACTACATCCAACCGAGAGTGCTGACTGTCCCGCACTACATCCAACCGAGAGTGCTGACTGTCCCGCACTACATCCGTCCGACAGTGCTGACTGTCCCGCACTACATCTGTCCGACAGTGCTGACTGTCCCGCACTACATCCAACCGAGAGTGCTGACTGTCCCGCACTACATACAACCGAGAGTGCTGAGTGCCCCGCACTACATCCGTCCGACAGTGCTGAGTGCCCCGCACTACATCCGTCCGACAGTGCTGAGTGCCCCGCACTACATCCGACTGACAGTGCTGACTGTCCCGCACTACATCCGACCCTCAGTGCTGAGTGCCCCGCACTACATCCGACCGACATTGCTGACTGTCCCCCACTGCATCCATCCAATAGTGCGGAGTTCCCCGCACTACATCCGTCCGACAGTGCTGACTGTCCCGCACTGCAACCGTCCGATAGTGCTGAGTGCCCCGCACTACATCCGTCTGACGGTGCTGTGCCCCGCACTTCATCCGTCCGACAGTGCTGA